In Zonotrichia albicollis isolate bZonAlb1 chromosome 3, bZonAlb1.hap1, whole genome shotgun sequence, a single window of DNA contains:
- the POLH gene encoding DNA polymerase eta isoform X2: MRLGGHGDTERTRAPRTVAAGTRARPAAPWRTTTPGVPHAGSTGAAKRRGKAGLCAPQSRRWSSASIRSCAAALAPWCSTPSGRAAGRIIAVSYEARAFGVSRGMWASEARALCPELALARVPQARGKADLTRYREASAEVMQVLSRFAAIERASIDEAYLDLTGSARHRLRELRGRPLAATLLPSTFVQGLPAEPGPEPGGKGPLRADPRGKEELRQRGLDEWLASLSFDNPDCPDLLLTMGAVIVEEIRVAVEEATGFRCSAGISHNKTLAKLACGLNKPNRQTLVSARFVPQLFSQLPVSSIRNLGGKLGTAITDILGVEYIGELTQFSETELQTHFGDKTGSWLYDLCRGIEEEPVKNRYLPQSIGCSKNFPGKSALATQKAVQHWLLQLALELESRLNKDRSQNHRVARQLMVVIRQQGDTRVSRLCALSRYDAQKMCNDAFTLIQTCNAAGAHQAAWSPPLISVQLSASKFSEPVTLSTGITTFLTGDAQPDGTATTSQNSTSCGRAGVKFFRSPSKDLRQKPASAIESFFQKAAERQLAQAVAAPSLPTAATAEPAVPSSPEHQERAAVGLPVGLASVQSDLESPVKQDPGDASPTSLYKRLRREKLPLDATQTPSTPPSSRTLLKFQPAVDGNEQNLPPSPELALLPPASPGDQQRCEKCGQLVLVWEFPEHMDYHFALELQSSFLEPSPPMAPEAAPNAKAVASRSPAKAKNKPKTPAGSSTKRPKESVTRTLDFFFKPLPP, from the exons ATGCGCcttgggggacacggggacacagaGAGAACGCGGGCGCCGCGCACCGTCGCGGCGGGGACACGCGCACGCCCCGCCGCGCCCTGGAGAACTACCACTCCCGGCGTGCCCCACGCGGGAAGTACGGGTGCCGCAAAGCGGCGGGGCAAGGCGGGGCTCTGCGCCCCACAGAGCAGGAG GTGGAGCAGCGCCTCGATCCGCAGCTGCGCGGCCGCCCTTGCGCCGTGGTGCAGTACACCGAGTGGCAGGGCGGCGGGTAG GATCATCGCGGTGAGCTACGAGGCGCGCGCCTTCGGCGTGTCCCGCGGCATGTGGGCGTCGGAGGCGCGGGCGCTGTGCCCCGAGCTGGCGCTGGCCCGGGTGCCGCAGGCGCGGGGCAAGGCGGACCTCACACG GTACCGGGAGGCCAGCGCGGAGGTGATGCAGGTGCTGTCGCGCTTCGCCGCCATCGAGCGCGCGAGCATCGACGAGGCGTACCTGGACCTGACGGGCAGCGCGCGGCACCGGCTGCGCGAGCTGCGcgggcgccccctggcggccaCGCTGCTGCCCAGCACCTTCGTGCAGGGGctgcccgcagagcccggcCCCGAGCCCGGCGGGAAGGGCCCGCTCCGAGCTGATCCCCGCGGGAAGG AGGAGCTGCGGCAGCGTGGTTTGGACGAGTGGCTGGCGTCGCTGTCTTTCGATAACCCAGACTGTCCTGACCTGCTGCTGACCATGGGCGCAGTAATTGTGGAAGAAATTAGGGTGGCAGTGGAAGAAGCTACCGGATTCAGGTGTTCAGCTGGCATCTCGCACAACAAG ACCCTGGCTAAGCTGGCCTGTGGGCTGAACAAGCCCAACCGGCAGACGCTGGTGTCTGCACGCTTTGTGCCGCAGCTCTTCAGCCAGCTGCCCGTCAGCAGCAT CCGTAACCTGGGAGGCAAGCTTGGCACTGCTATCACAGACATCCTGGGAGTGGAGTACATCGGAGAGCTGACACAGTTCAGTGAGACTGAGCTCCAGACACATTTTGGAGACAAAACCGG ATCTTGGCTCTATGACTTGTGCAGAGGAATTGAAGAGGAACCTGTCAAAAACCGGTACCTGCCACAGTCTATTGGCTGCAGCAAGAATTTCCCTGGGAAGTCAGCCCTGGCCACACAGAAGGCG gtgcagcactggctcctgcagctggcTTTGGAGCTGGAGTCCAGACTGAACAAGGACAGGAGCCAG AACCACCGCGTGGCCCGGCAGCTGATGGTGGTGATCCGCCAGCAGGGGGACACCCGCGTGTCACGTCTGTGTGCCCTGTCCCGCTATGACGCACAGAAAATGTGCAACGACGCCTTCACCCTCATCCAAACCTGCAATGCGGCTGGGGCTCACCAGGCAGCGTG GTCTCCACCGCTGATTTCAGTGCAACTCTCAGCAAGCAAGTTCTCGGAGCCTGTCACCCTCTCTACAGGCATTACCACCTTCCTGACAGGTGATGCCCAGCCTGatggcactgccaccaccaGCCAAAACTCCACGTCCTGTGGGAGGGCTGGGGTCAAGTTCTTTAGGAGCCCGAGCAAAGATCTTCGGCAGAAACCAGCTAGTGCTATTGAGTCCTTCTTCCAGaaggcagcagagaggcagctggcacaggcagtggcagcacccagcctgcccactgctgccactgcagagccagctgtgcccagctccccagagcaccaGGAGAGAGCTGCTGTTGGCTTGCCTGTTGGACTTGCCTCTGTACAGAGTGACCTGGAGTCCCCTGTGAAGCAGGATCCCGGCGATGCCAGCCCTACTTCTCTGTACAAGAGGCTTCGCCGGGAGAAGTTGCCATTGGATGCCACACAAACACCCTCAACTCCACCCAGCTCCAGGACCCTTCTGAAATTCCAGCCAGCTGTGGACGGAAATGAGCAGAATTTGCCACCCTCTCCTGAGCTcgccctgctgcctcctgcctctCCAGGGGACCAGCAGCGCTGTGAGAAGTGTGGccagctggtgctggtgtgGGAGTTCCCTGAGCACATGGACTACCACTTTGCACTGGAGCTGCAAAGCTCTTTCCTGGAGCCCAGCCCTCCCATGGCTCCAGAAGCAGCTCCCAATGCAAAGGCTGTGGCTTCCAGATCTCCTGCTAAGGCAAAGAACAAGCCCAAGACTCCAGCAGGATCTAGTACAAAACGACCCAAAGAAAGTGTGACAAGAACTTTAGATTTTTTCTTTAAGCCCTTACCTCCTTAA
- the POLH gene encoding DNA polymerase eta isoform X4 — MRLGGHGDTERTRAPRTVAAGTRARPAAPWRTTTPGVPHAGSTGAAKRRGKAGLCAPQSRRWSSASIRSCAAALAPWCSTPSGRAAEELRQRGLDEWLASLSFDNPDCPDLLLTMGAVIVEEIRVAVEEATGFRCSAGISHNKTLAKLACGLNKPNRQTLVSARFVPQLFSQLPVSSIRNLGGKLGTAITDILGVEYIGELTQFSETELQTHFGDKTGSWLYDLCRGIEEEPVKNRYLPQSIGCSKNFPGKSALATQKAVQHWLLQLALELESRLNKDRSQNHRVARQLMVVIRQQGDTRVSRLCALSRYDAQKMCNDAFTLIQTCNAAGAHQAAWSPPLISVQLSASKFSEPVTLSTGITTFLTGDAQPDGTATTSQNSTSCGRAGVKFFRSPSKDLRQKPASAIESFFQKAAERQLAQAVAAPSLPTAATAEPAVPSSPEHQERAAVGLPVGLASVQSDLESPVKQDPGDASPTSLYKRLRREKLPLDATQTPSTPPSSRTLLKFQPAVDGNEQNLPPSPELALLPPASPGDQQRCEKCGQLVLVWEFPEHMDYHFALELQSSFLEPSPPMAPEAAPNAKAVASRSPAKAKNKPKTPAGSSTKRPKESVTRTLDFFFKPLPP; from the exons ATGCGCcttgggggacacggggacacagaGAGAACGCGGGCGCCGCGCACCGTCGCGGCGGGGACACGCGCACGCCCCGCCGCGCCCTGGAGAACTACCACTCCCGGCGTGCCCCACGCGGGAAGTACGGGTGCCGCAAAGCGGCGGGGCAAGGCGGGGCTCTGCGCCCCACAGAGCAGGAG GTGGAGCAGCGCCTCGATCCGCAGCTGCGCGGCCGCCCTTGCGCCGTGGTGCAGTACACCGAGTGGCAGGGCGGCGG AGGAGCTGCGGCAGCGTGGTTTGGACGAGTGGCTGGCGTCGCTGTCTTTCGATAACCCAGACTGTCCTGACCTGCTGCTGACCATGGGCGCAGTAATTGTGGAAGAAATTAGGGTGGCAGTGGAAGAAGCTACCGGATTCAGGTGTTCAGCTGGCATCTCGCACAACAAG ACCCTGGCTAAGCTGGCCTGTGGGCTGAACAAGCCCAACCGGCAGACGCTGGTGTCTGCACGCTTTGTGCCGCAGCTCTTCAGCCAGCTGCCCGTCAGCAGCAT CCGTAACCTGGGAGGCAAGCTTGGCACTGCTATCACAGACATCCTGGGAGTGGAGTACATCGGAGAGCTGACACAGTTCAGTGAGACTGAGCTCCAGACACATTTTGGAGACAAAACCGG ATCTTGGCTCTATGACTTGTGCAGAGGAATTGAAGAGGAACCTGTCAAAAACCGGTACCTGCCACAGTCTATTGGCTGCAGCAAGAATTTCCCTGGGAAGTCAGCCCTGGCCACACAGAAGGCG gtgcagcactggctcctgcagctggcTTTGGAGCTGGAGTCCAGACTGAACAAGGACAGGAGCCAG AACCACCGCGTGGCCCGGCAGCTGATGGTGGTGATCCGCCAGCAGGGGGACACCCGCGTGTCACGTCTGTGTGCCCTGTCCCGCTATGACGCACAGAAAATGTGCAACGACGCCTTCACCCTCATCCAAACCTGCAATGCGGCTGGGGCTCACCAGGCAGCGTG GTCTCCACCGCTGATTTCAGTGCAACTCTCAGCAAGCAAGTTCTCGGAGCCTGTCACCCTCTCTACAGGCATTACCACCTTCCTGACAGGTGATGCCCAGCCTGatggcactgccaccaccaGCCAAAACTCCACGTCCTGTGGGAGGGCTGGGGTCAAGTTCTTTAGGAGCCCGAGCAAAGATCTTCGGCAGAAACCAGCTAGTGCTATTGAGTCCTTCTTCCAGaaggcagcagagaggcagctggcacaggcagtggcagcacccagcctgcccactgctgccactgcagagccagctgtgcccagctccccagagcaccaGGAGAGAGCTGCTGTTGGCTTGCCTGTTGGACTTGCCTCTGTACAGAGTGACCTGGAGTCCCCTGTGAAGCAGGATCCCGGCGATGCCAGCCCTACTTCTCTGTACAAGAGGCTTCGCCGGGAGAAGTTGCCATTGGATGCCACACAAACACCCTCAACTCCACCCAGCTCCAGGACCCTTCTGAAATTCCAGCCAGCTGTGGACGGAAATGAGCAGAATTTGCCACCCTCTCCTGAGCTcgccctgctgcctcctgcctctCCAGGGGACCAGCAGCGCTGTGAGAAGTGTGGccagctggtgctggtgtgGGAGTTCCCTGAGCACATGGACTACCACTTTGCACTGGAGCTGCAAAGCTCTTTCCTGGAGCCCAGCCCTCCCATGGCTCCAGAAGCAGCTCCCAATGCAAAGGCTGTGGCTTCCAGATCTCCTGCTAAGGCAAAGAACAAGCCCAAGACTCCAGCAGGATCTAGTACAAAACGACCCAAAGAAAGTGTGACAAGAACTTTAGATTTTTTCTTTAAGCCCTTACCTCCTTAA
- the POLH gene encoding DNA polymerase eta isoform X1 has translation MSRGRERVVALVDMDCFFMQVEQRLDPQLRGRPCAVVQYTEWQGGGIIAVSYEARAFGVSRGMWASEARALCPELALARVPQARGKADLTRYREASAEVMQVLSRFAAIERASIDEAYLDLTGSARHRLRELRGRPLAATLLPSTFVQGLPAEPGPEPGGKGPLRADPRGKEELRQRGLDEWLASLSFDNPDCPDLLLTMGAVIVEEIRVAVEEATGFRCSAGISHNKTLAKLACGLNKPNRQTLVSARFVPQLFSQLPVSSIRNLGGKLGTAITDILGVEYIGELTQFSETELQTHFGDKTGSWLYDLCRGIEEEPVKNRYLPQSIGCSKNFPGKSALATQKAVQHWLLQLALELESRLNKDRSQNHRVARQLMVVIRQQGDTRVSRLCALSRYDAQKMCNDAFTLIQTCNAAGAHQAAWSPPLISVQLSASKFSEPVTLSTGITTFLTGDAQPDGTATTSQNSTSCGRAGVKFFRSPSKDLRQKPASAIESFFQKAAERQLAQAVAAPSLPTAATAEPAVPSSPEHQERAAVGLPVGLASVQSDLESPVKQDPGDASPTSLYKRLRREKLPLDATQTPSTPPSSRTLLKFQPAVDGNEQNLPPSPELALLPPASPGDQQRCEKCGQLVLVWEFPEHMDYHFALELQSSFLEPSPPMAPEAAPNAKAVASRSPAKAKNKPKTPAGSSTKRPKESVTRTLDFFFKPLPP, from the exons ATGTCTCGGGGCCGGGAGCGCGTGGTGGCCCTGGTAGACATGGACTGCTTCTTCATGCAGGTGGAGCAGCGCCTCGATCCGCAGCTGCGCGGCCGCCCTTGCGCCGTGGTGCAGTACACCGAGTGGCAGGGCGGCGG GATCATCGCGGTGAGCTACGAGGCGCGCGCCTTCGGCGTGTCCCGCGGCATGTGGGCGTCGGAGGCGCGGGCGCTGTGCCCCGAGCTGGCGCTGGCCCGGGTGCCGCAGGCGCGGGGCAAGGCGGACCTCACACG GTACCGGGAGGCCAGCGCGGAGGTGATGCAGGTGCTGTCGCGCTTCGCCGCCATCGAGCGCGCGAGCATCGACGAGGCGTACCTGGACCTGACGGGCAGCGCGCGGCACCGGCTGCGCGAGCTGCGcgggcgccccctggcggccaCGCTGCTGCCCAGCACCTTCGTGCAGGGGctgcccgcagagcccggcCCCGAGCCCGGCGGGAAGGGCCCGCTCCGAGCTGATCCCCGCGGGAAGG AGGAGCTGCGGCAGCGTGGTTTGGACGAGTGGCTGGCGTCGCTGTCTTTCGATAACCCAGACTGTCCTGACCTGCTGCTGACCATGGGCGCAGTAATTGTGGAAGAAATTAGGGTGGCAGTGGAAGAAGCTACCGGATTCAGGTGTTCAGCTGGCATCTCGCACAACAAG ACCCTGGCTAAGCTGGCCTGTGGGCTGAACAAGCCCAACCGGCAGACGCTGGTGTCTGCACGCTTTGTGCCGCAGCTCTTCAGCCAGCTGCCCGTCAGCAGCAT CCGTAACCTGGGAGGCAAGCTTGGCACTGCTATCACAGACATCCTGGGAGTGGAGTACATCGGAGAGCTGACACAGTTCAGTGAGACTGAGCTCCAGACACATTTTGGAGACAAAACCGG ATCTTGGCTCTATGACTTGTGCAGAGGAATTGAAGAGGAACCTGTCAAAAACCGGTACCTGCCACAGTCTATTGGCTGCAGCAAGAATTTCCCTGGGAAGTCAGCCCTGGCCACACAGAAGGCG gtgcagcactggctcctgcagctggcTTTGGAGCTGGAGTCCAGACTGAACAAGGACAGGAGCCAG AACCACCGCGTGGCCCGGCAGCTGATGGTGGTGATCCGCCAGCAGGGGGACACCCGCGTGTCACGTCTGTGTGCCCTGTCCCGCTATGACGCACAGAAAATGTGCAACGACGCCTTCACCCTCATCCAAACCTGCAATGCGGCTGGGGCTCACCAGGCAGCGTG GTCTCCACCGCTGATTTCAGTGCAACTCTCAGCAAGCAAGTTCTCGGAGCCTGTCACCCTCTCTACAGGCATTACCACCTTCCTGACAGGTGATGCCCAGCCTGatggcactgccaccaccaGCCAAAACTCCACGTCCTGTGGGAGGGCTGGGGTCAAGTTCTTTAGGAGCCCGAGCAAAGATCTTCGGCAGAAACCAGCTAGTGCTATTGAGTCCTTCTTCCAGaaggcagcagagaggcagctggcacaggcagtggcagcacccagcctgcccactgctgccactgcagagccagctgtgcccagctccccagagcaccaGGAGAGAGCTGCTGTTGGCTTGCCTGTTGGACTTGCCTCTGTACAGAGTGACCTGGAGTCCCCTGTGAAGCAGGATCCCGGCGATGCCAGCCCTACTTCTCTGTACAAGAGGCTTCGCCGGGAGAAGTTGCCATTGGATGCCACACAAACACCCTCAACTCCACCCAGCTCCAGGACCCTTCTGAAATTCCAGCCAGCTGTGGACGGAAATGAGCAGAATTTGCCACCCTCTCCTGAGCTcgccctgctgcctcctgcctctCCAGGGGACCAGCAGCGCTGTGAGAAGTGTGGccagctggtgctggtgtgGGAGTTCCCTGAGCACATGGACTACCACTTTGCACTGGAGCTGCAAAGCTCTTTCCTGGAGCCCAGCCCTCCCATGGCTCCAGAAGCAGCTCCCAATGCAAAGGCTGTGGCTTCCAGATCTCCTGCTAAGGCAAAGAACAAGCCCAAGACTCCAGCAGGATCTAGTACAAAACGACCCAAAGAAAGTGTGACAAGAACTTTAGATTTTTTCTTTAAGCCCTTACCTCCTTAA
- the POLH gene encoding DNA polymerase eta isoform X3, with protein sequence MWASEARALCPELALARVPQARGKADLTRYREASAEVMQVLSRFAAIERASIDEAYLDLTGSARHRLRELRGRPLAATLLPSTFVQGLPAEPGPEPGGKGPLRADPRGKEELRQRGLDEWLASLSFDNPDCPDLLLTMGAVIVEEIRVAVEEATGFRCSAGISHNKTLAKLACGLNKPNRQTLVSARFVPQLFSQLPVSSIRNLGGKLGTAITDILGVEYIGELTQFSETELQTHFGDKTGSWLYDLCRGIEEEPVKNRYLPQSIGCSKNFPGKSALATQKAVQHWLLQLALELESRLNKDRSQNHRVARQLMVVIRQQGDTRVSRLCALSRYDAQKMCNDAFTLIQTCNAAGAHQAAWSPPLISVQLSASKFSEPVTLSTGITTFLTGDAQPDGTATTSQNSTSCGRAGVKFFRSPSKDLRQKPASAIESFFQKAAERQLAQAVAAPSLPTAATAEPAVPSSPEHQERAAVGLPVGLASVQSDLESPVKQDPGDASPTSLYKRLRREKLPLDATQTPSTPPSSRTLLKFQPAVDGNEQNLPPSPELALLPPASPGDQQRCEKCGQLVLVWEFPEHMDYHFALELQSSFLEPSPPMAPEAAPNAKAVASRSPAKAKNKPKTPAGSSTKRPKESVTRTLDFFFKPLPP encoded by the exons ATGTGGGCGTCGGAGGCGCGGGCGCTGTGCCCCGAGCTGGCGCTGGCCCGGGTGCCGCAGGCGCGGGGCAAGGCGGACCTCACACG GTACCGGGAGGCCAGCGCGGAGGTGATGCAGGTGCTGTCGCGCTTCGCCGCCATCGAGCGCGCGAGCATCGACGAGGCGTACCTGGACCTGACGGGCAGCGCGCGGCACCGGCTGCGCGAGCTGCGcgggcgccccctggcggccaCGCTGCTGCCCAGCACCTTCGTGCAGGGGctgcccgcagagcccggcCCCGAGCCCGGCGGGAAGGGCCCGCTCCGAGCTGATCCCCGCGGGAAGG AGGAGCTGCGGCAGCGTGGTTTGGACGAGTGGCTGGCGTCGCTGTCTTTCGATAACCCAGACTGTCCTGACCTGCTGCTGACCATGGGCGCAGTAATTGTGGAAGAAATTAGGGTGGCAGTGGAAGAAGCTACCGGATTCAGGTGTTCAGCTGGCATCTCGCACAACAAG ACCCTGGCTAAGCTGGCCTGTGGGCTGAACAAGCCCAACCGGCAGACGCTGGTGTCTGCACGCTTTGTGCCGCAGCTCTTCAGCCAGCTGCCCGTCAGCAGCAT CCGTAACCTGGGAGGCAAGCTTGGCACTGCTATCACAGACATCCTGGGAGTGGAGTACATCGGAGAGCTGACACAGTTCAGTGAGACTGAGCTCCAGACACATTTTGGAGACAAAACCGG ATCTTGGCTCTATGACTTGTGCAGAGGAATTGAAGAGGAACCTGTCAAAAACCGGTACCTGCCACAGTCTATTGGCTGCAGCAAGAATTTCCCTGGGAAGTCAGCCCTGGCCACACAGAAGGCG gtgcagcactggctcctgcagctggcTTTGGAGCTGGAGTCCAGACTGAACAAGGACAGGAGCCAG AACCACCGCGTGGCCCGGCAGCTGATGGTGGTGATCCGCCAGCAGGGGGACACCCGCGTGTCACGTCTGTGTGCCCTGTCCCGCTATGACGCACAGAAAATGTGCAACGACGCCTTCACCCTCATCCAAACCTGCAATGCGGCTGGGGCTCACCAGGCAGCGTG GTCTCCACCGCTGATTTCAGTGCAACTCTCAGCAAGCAAGTTCTCGGAGCCTGTCACCCTCTCTACAGGCATTACCACCTTCCTGACAGGTGATGCCCAGCCTGatggcactgccaccaccaGCCAAAACTCCACGTCCTGTGGGAGGGCTGGGGTCAAGTTCTTTAGGAGCCCGAGCAAAGATCTTCGGCAGAAACCAGCTAGTGCTATTGAGTCCTTCTTCCAGaaggcagcagagaggcagctggcacaggcagtggcagcacccagcctgcccactgctgccactgcagagccagctgtgcccagctccccagagcaccaGGAGAGAGCTGCTGTTGGCTTGCCTGTTGGACTTGCCTCTGTACAGAGTGACCTGGAGTCCCCTGTGAAGCAGGATCCCGGCGATGCCAGCCCTACTTCTCTGTACAAGAGGCTTCGCCGGGAGAAGTTGCCATTGGATGCCACACAAACACCCTCAACTCCACCCAGCTCCAGGACCCTTCTGAAATTCCAGCCAGCTGTGGACGGAAATGAGCAGAATTTGCCACCCTCTCCTGAGCTcgccctgctgcctcctgcctctCCAGGGGACCAGCAGCGCTGTGAGAAGTGTGGccagctggtgctggtgtgGGAGTTCCCTGAGCACATGGACTACCACTTTGCACTGGAGCTGCAAAGCTCTTTCCTGGAGCCCAGCCCTCCCATGGCTCCAGAAGCAGCTCCCAATGCAAAGGCTGTGGCTTCCAGATCTCCTGCTAAGGCAAAGAACAAGCCCAAGACTCCAGCAGGATCTAGTACAAAACGACCCAAAGAAAGTGTGACAAGAACTTTAGATTTTTTCTTTAAGCCCTTACCTCCTTAA